The Bacillota bacterium genome has a window encoding:
- a CDS encoding response regulator transcription factor — MKVIWVVDDEENIRNLIKRYLEKESYIVRTFSSAEELNNALLNSVPDMFILDIMLPDSDGLNLCRMIREEYNLPVIFVSARGEEFDRVLGLEIGGDDYLAKPFSPRELVARVKNIFRRIIPQEDTEATLEIKNMIINPGQRKVTIGGIDTALTSKEFDLLMLMARSPNYSFSRKALLENIWGYDYEGDERAVDDTIKRIRKKIREKGAQPELTTVWGYGYRLDV; from the coding sequence ATGAAAGTTATTTGGGTTGTTGACGATGAAGAAAATATTCGCAACTTAATCAAACGCTACCTTGAAAAAGAAAGTTACATTGTTCGTACTTTTTCTTCCGCCGAGGAACTGAATAATGCCCTGCTTAACAGTGTACCCGATATGTTTATTCTTGATATAATGCTTCCTGACAGCGATGGCTTGAACTTGTGCCGGATGATTCGAGAGGAATACAACCTGCCAGTGATCTTTGTTTCTGCCCGTGGAGAAGAATTCGATCGTGTTTTAGGCCTTGAAATAGGCGGTGATGATTACCTGGCCAAACCTTTCAGCCCGAGAGAACTCGTAGCCCGGGTTAAGAATATATTTAGAAGAATTATTCCCCAGGAGGATACTGAAGCCACGCTGGAAATAAAAAATATGATAATCAATCCCGGGCAGCGAAAAGTTACAATCGGGGGTATTGACACGGCTTTAACTAGTAAAGAATTTGATCTGCTTATGCTTATGGCCCGATCTCCAAATTACTCTTTCAGCAGAAAAGCATTGCTCGAAAATATATGGGGTTATGACTATGAAGGTGATGAAAGAGCAGTTGATGATACCATAAAACGGATCAGAAAAAAAATAAGGGAAAAAGGAGCCCAGCCAGAGCTTACAACGGTATGGGGTTACGGGTATAGGCTTGATGTTTAG
- a CDS encoding diguanylate cyclase, whose amino-acid sequence MYRLLRNIYLLALITVIIFVIGWYYQHYSTNRVMLDSTRQIAELSVQTIHDDVGSWIKKNARTIEAAADYISMDRWNDNDILGYLTILLEKNDDFSSIYFGTTDNRMINASGWQMPPGFELRSRPWYSKAVDQKNTIITEAFVNASNDKLIITIACPVFNSNGSLIGVVGGDIDIKQIIALINLHESTNGGYSFLVDGKGNILAHPDFDYAPDTGLVTLQTRYGNLENSIPENGMDSMTLDESKGFLAYLPIADTNWHLATFIPESNLNAVTAKMRLEFMFAGAATILVFILFLLYHHFYVHKPLLIFEKNIKNIDIEKDLSYRLPLDKYNEFTALGKTINHLLGKAQVYFESLQEKEQSLSNANSRLDLIGKQLTTIEEALDYSEEKLYYLSYHDQLSGLYNRSFFEAKLHQLSEKPDYPTSIITIDIDGLKLINDTIGHSAGDRLLKTCAKLISESLDGAGILARVGGDEFSAILPLTGKYEAESIARQIRYQVYLYNQNHSHLPLSISIGVATAKDGSESLKKLYKQADDLMFRDKLYRSTSARNGIVRSLMAALAERDYFTEDHAKRLEQLCLKMGEKIGLTSNQLTDLALLAKVHDLGKVGIPDQILFKPGPLNDEEWQVMKQHPEKGYRIASTSSDLTEVADLILKHHEHWDGGGYPMGLKEEEIPIECRILAIVDAYDTMTNTRPYKDAVSHNEALTELEMCSGKQFDPNLVEIFKLVVKDN is encoded by the coding sequence TTGTATCGATTACTCCGTAATATCTATTTACTGGCTCTCATTACCGTCATTATCTTTGTTATAGGCTGGTATTATCAGCATTACAGTACAAACCGTGTGATGCTTGATAGCACAAGGCAGATTGCCGAATTATCAGTTCAAACTATTCATGATGATGTTGGTAGCTGGATTAAGAAAAATGCCAGAACTATCGAAGCTGCTGCTGATTATATTTCTATGGATCGTTGGAACGACAATGATATACTGGGCTATCTCACAATTTTACTTGAAAAAAATGACGATTTCTCTTCAATCTACTTCGGAACAACCGACAACCGGATGATCAATGCCAGCGGATGGCAGATGCCACCTGGATTTGAACTGAGATCCCGCCCCTGGTACAGCAAGGCAGTCGATCAGAAAAATACTATTATTACCGAGGCATTTGTAAATGCCAGTAATGATAAGTTGATAATTACAATCGCCTGCCCTGTTTTCAACAGCAATGGTTCTTTAATTGGTGTCGTCGGTGGTGATATAGATATAAAGCAGATAATCGCCCTGATCAATCTACATGAATCTACAAATGGAGGTTACTCCTTTCTTGTAGATGGAAAAGGGAATATCCTGGCCCACCCGGACTTTGATTATGCTCCGGACACTGGCCTGGTAACTTTGCAGACTAGATATGGAAATCTTGAAAACAGTATTCCTGAAAATGGTATGGATTCGATGACTCTCGATGAAAGCAAAGGTTTTCTTGCCTATCTCCCTATAGCAGATACCAACTGGCATCTTGCCACGTTTATCCCCGAAAGCAACCTCAATGCAGTTACTGCAAAAATGAGATTGGAATTTATGTTTGCCGGGGCTGCTACGATACTTGTTTTTATCCTCTTTCTTCTTTATCACCACTTTTACGTTCACAAGCCATTATTAATTTTCGAAAAAAATATTAAAAATATTGATATTGAAAAAGATCTCTCTTACCGGCTTCCCCTGGATAAATACAATGAATTTACTGCACTGGGCAAAACTATTAACCATCTTTTAGGGAAGGCACAGGTTTACTTTGAATCACTTCAGGAGAAAGAACAATCTCTAAGTAACGCAAATAGCAGATTGGATTTGATCGGAAAACAGCTTACAACTATCGAGGAGGCACTTGATTACAGTGAGGAAAAACTTTATTACCTGAGTTATCATGATCAACTTTCCGGACTGTACAACCGGTCTTTCTTTGAAGCGAAGCTACACCAACTGAGTGAAAAACCGGATTATCCAACTTCTATAATTACCATTGATATTGATGGACTGAAGCTTATTAACGACACAATCGGTCACAGTGCCGGCGATCGTCTTTTAAAAACATGCGCCAAACTGATCAGTGAATCACTAGACGGCGCGGGAATACTTGCAAGGGTTGGTGGTGATGAATTTTCCGCTATACTCCCCCTTACCGGGAAATACGAAGCAGAAAGCATCGCCAGGCAGATCCGTTACCAGGTTTACCTCTATAACCAAAATCATTCACACCTTCCACTTAGCATTTCTATCGGTGTGGCAACTGCCAAGGACGGCAGTGAAAGCTTGAAAAAACTTTATAAGCAGGCCGATGACCTCATGTTCAGGGACAAATTATACAGGAGTACAAGTGCGCGTAACGGAATAGTCAGGAGTTTAATGGCCGCGCTTGCTGAACGGGATTATTTTACCGAGGATCATGCAAAAAGGCTTGAACAACTTTGCCTTAAAATGGGAGAAAAAATTGGGTTGACTTCAAACCAACTGACTGATCTTGCCCTGCTGGCAAAAGTCCACGACCTGGGAAAAGTGGGTATACCGGATCAAATATTATTTAAACCGGGTCCGTTAAATGATGAAGAGTGGCAGGTAATGAAGCAGCATCCGGAAAAAGGGTATCGAATTGCATCCACATCTTCTGATTTAACCGAAGTTGCTGACCTTATTTTAAAACATCATGAACATTGGGACGGCGGAGGTTATCCGATGGGGCTGAAAGAAGAAGAAATACCAATCGAATGCCGGATTCTTGCCATTGTAGATGCTTATGACACAATGACCAATACCCGTCCGTATAAAGATGCGGTTAGCCACAATGAAGCTTTAACAGAGCTTGAGATGTGTTCAGGTAAACAGTTTGATCCCAACCTGGTAGAGATATTTAAGTTGGTTGTTAAAGATAATTAA
- a CDS encoding CCxxC motif-containing NuoF prefix domain-containing protein, which translates to MDHFIDPCCSECFNSKEKPCDVFIECCLQGPLCHESESCKEARKAIVKRYSHSPLFREQ; encoded by the coding sequence ATGGATCATTTCATCGATCCCTGTTGCAGTGAGTGTTTTAATAGTAAAGAAAAACCATGTGATGTTTTTATCGAATGCTGCCTTCAGGGCCCCCTGTGTCATGAAAGTGAATCCTGCAAAGAGGCACGAAAGGCTATAGTTAAAAGGTATTCGCACAGCCCCTTATTCCGGGAACAATAA
- a CDS encoding HAMP domain-containing sensor histidine kinase, whose product MFRRIFIGYLAVLLISFAVLTLAFSLTVRQYLINDTVESLYRVASALSAADRSGMHESGYMRGVYFTLANRIAYADYLVILESGEILESSNIETYPSGTIIENDSFYQLAFIKEPRESMVERDLVAVAFPVIVSGEASQAALILYSRLDLLTQLNQSLLGILALALGAGIIVSLVAGVFVTRVVVDPLQKFKKRVSELARRNFDGKLDISTGDELEELAHAFNEMTDQLVEYDHAQKDFFQKASHELKTPLMSVQGYAEAIRDGIIPPTEAQQGLDIIIKEARRMKALVDQFIYLSKMESIKEDYHFKEILPEDIAREAVHALHSLALDKGISVKVACINCNRFIKGDPEKIYRLFLNIIGNALQYAESEILITIDGGKVTIEDDGPGFGQGAIDNAFKPFYSGDNGGSGLGLAISRAIIEKHRGSIKIGSGATGGALITIIFQD is encoded by the coding sequence ATGTTTAGGAGAATTTTTATCGGCTACCTGGCAGTACTGCTCATTTCCTTTGCCGTGCTTACTCTGGCATTCAGTTTAACGGTCCGTCAATACCTGATCAATGATACAGTTGAAAGCCTATACCGGGTTGCCTCCGCACTCTCTGCAGCAGATCGTTCCGGCATGCATGAAAGCGGCTACATGAGGGGTGTATACTTTACCCTGGCAAACCGGATAGCATATGCCGATTACCTGGTAATTCTGGAAAGTGGAGAAATTCTGGAAAGCAGCAATATAGAAACCTATCCTTCAGGAACAATCATTGAAAACGATTCCTTCTACCAGTTGGCCTTTATCAAAGAACCCCGGGAAAGTATGGTAGAAAGAGATCTGGTTGCCGTAGCTTTCCCCGTGATTGTATCGGGGGAAGCTTCTCAGGCTGCACTAATTTTATATTCCAGGCTTGATCTTCTCACCCAATTAAACCAGAGTTTACTGGGCATACTGGCTCTCGCCCTTGGAGCCGGTATCATTGTTTCACTGGTGGCAGGAGTTTTCGTAACCAGGGTTGTTGTAGATCCATTACAGAAGTTTAAAAAAAGGGTTTCTGAATTAGCCAGGCGGAATTTTGATGGGAAGCTTGATATATCAACAGGTGATGAGCTTGAGGAACTGGCTCACGCTTTCAACGAAATGACGGACCAGCTTGTTGAATATGATCATGCCCAGAAAGATTTCTTCCAAAAGGCCTCACATGAATTAAAAACACCATTGATGTCTGTACAGGGATACGCAGAAGCTATCCGGGACGGAATAATACCGCCAACTGAAGCACAGCAGGGTTTAGATATAATTATCAAGGAAGCCCGGCGTATGAAAGCGCTGGTTGATCAGTTTATCTATCTTTCTAAGATGGAATCGATTAAAGAAGACTACCATTTCAAAGAAATCCTGCCCGAGGATATTGCCCGTGAAGCAGTTCATGCCCTGCACAGCCTGGCTTTGGATAAAGGGATATCTGTTAAGGTTGCCTGTATTAACTGTAATCGGTTTATTAAAGGTGACCCCGAGAAAATATATCGACTTTTTCTGAACATAATAGGCAATGCGCTGCAGTATGCAGAAAGTGAAATTTTAATTACGATTGATGGCGGCAAAGTCACTATAGAAGACGATGGGCCCGGATTCGGCCAGGGAGCAATAGACAACGCTTTTAAACCTTTCTACAGCGGCGACAACGGTGGAAGCGGTTTGGGGCTGGCTATTTCCCGGGCAATAATAGAGAAACACAGGGGTTCAATTAAAATCGGCAGTGGAGCCACTGGTGGGGCATTGATTACAATTATTTTTCAGGATTGA
- the nuoF gene encoding NADH-quinone oxidoreductase subunit NuoF — protein sequence MYERHILICAGTGCISSGALEVKNALIDELAKHGMTEQVRIIMSGCHGFCEKGPIFIVYPEDVFYCGVQKEDVAEIVEEYLVKGNMVERLLYKDPVSEETVISHDQIMFYHKQQRLALRNCGVIDPENIDEYIIRGGYLGLKKALQMEPMDVVNEVKSSGLRGRGGAGFPTGMKWQFALSSKGTKKYIVCNADEGDPGAFMDRSILEGDPHAVLEGMMIAGKAIGADEGYIYVRSEYPLAIKRLRTAIGQAEKYGMLGENIMGFGFNFKIKIKEGAGAFVCGEETALLASIEGNRGVPRHRPPFPAVEGLWSKPTCINNVETLANVPLILRRGAEKFASVGTEGSKGTKVFALTGKVNNTGLVEVPMGVTIREVVFDIGGGIRYGKKFKAAQIGGPSGGCIPEEHLDLPIDFDSLTAAGAMMGSGGLVVVDEDTCMVDMARYFLNFTRKESCGQCIPCRLGTTQMFYILEDITEGRGRIEDIKLLEDLAWAVKKGSMCGLGQTAPNPVLTTLRYFRDEYEAHVIEKRCPALVCKALLKYSIDPDKCIGCQRCAKACPVEAISGEKKQPHEIDQELCTKCGACFDVCPKKVAAVQVSSEGLQEKVAVLEEGGK from the coding sequence GTGTATGAAAGACATATTCTGATTTGTGCCGGAACGGGCTGTATATCATCAGGAGCCTTAGAGGTAAAAAATGCCCTGATAGATGAACTGGCCAAACATGGGATGACAGAACAGGTAAGGATTATCATGTCAGGTTGTCATGGATTCTGCGAAAAAGGTCCGATATTTATAGTATATCCGGAAGACGTATTCTACTGCGGCGTTCAAAAGGAAGATGTTGCTGAGATTGTTGAAGAATACCTTGTTAAGGGGAATATGGTCGAACGTCTGCTCTATAAAGACCCTGTTTCGGAAGAAACCGTTATATCCCACGATCAAATTATGTTTTACCATAAACAGCAGCGGCTGGCATTAAGGAACTGCGGTGTAATTGACCCCGAAAATATTGATGAATACATAATCCGAGGTGGCTACCTGGGACTGAAGAAAGCTCTCCAGATGGAACCGATGGATGTCGTAAACGAAGTGAAGAGTTCCGGATTGCGCGGTCGTGGAGGTGCAGGGTTCCCGACAGGTATGAAATGGCAGTTTGCCCTTAGCAGCAAGGGGACAAAAAAATATATAGTTTGTAATGCTGATGAGGGAGACCCCGGGGCATTTATGGATCGCAGTATTCTGGAGGGCGACCCCCATGCTGTGCTCGAGGGAATGATGATAGCGGGAAAAGCTATCGGTGCAGATGAGGGCTATATATATGTTCGCTCAGAATATCCCCTGGCTATTAAACGATTACGTACAGCTATAGGACAGGCAGAAAAGTACGGGATGCTTGGTGAAAACATAATGGGATTCGGATTCAACTTTAAAATAAAGATAAAAGAGGGAGCCGGAGCATTTGTCTGTGGTGAAGAGACTGCTCTGCTGGCTTCCATTGAAGGAAACAGGGGTGTGCCCCGTCACCGCCCGCCATTTCCGGCAGTTGAGGGGTTGTGGAGTAAACCAACCTGTATAAACAATGTTGAAACTTTGGCCAATGTGCCGTTGATCCTTCGTCGGGGAGCAGAAAAATTCGCCTCCGTGGGCACTGAAGGCAGTAAGGGAACCAAAGTATTCGCCCTGACAGGGAAAGTCAACAACACCGGTTTGGTTGAGGTTCCCATGGGTGTAACGATCCGTGAAGTTGTTTTTGATATTGGCGGTGGGATTCGCTATGGCAAAAAATTTAAAGCAGCTCAGATTGGAGGACCTTCAGGTGGATGTATCCCTGAAGAACACCTCGATCTGCCTATCGATTTCGACTCCTTGACTGCTGCGGGAGCGATGATGGGTTCCGGCGGCTTGGTTGTAGTTGATGAAGATACCTGCATGGTTGACATGGCCAGATACTTCCTCAACTTTACACGTAAAGAATCATGCGGTCAGTGTATCCCCTGCCGACTGGGGACCACCCAGATGTTTTATATTCTGGAAGATATCACTGAAGGACGGGGTCGTATCGAGGATATCAAACTGCTCGAAGATCTGGCCTGGGCCGTAAAAAAAGGCTCTATGTGCGGTCTCGGACAGACTGCTCCGAACCCTGTTCTGACAACCCTTCGTTACTTCCGAGATGAGTATGAAGCTCATGTAATCGAGAAAAGATGCCCGGCTCTGGTCTGTAAAGCACTCTTAAAGTACTCGATTGATCCTGATAAATGTATCGGTTGCCAGCGCTGTGCCAAAGCCTGCCCCGTTGAAGCAATCAGCGGAGAGAAGAAACAACCGCATGAAATAGACCAGGAACTCTGCACCAAGTGTGGGGCATGCTTCGATGTATGTCCGAAAAAAGTTGCAGCGGTGCAGGTCAGTTCTGAAGGATTACAAGAAAAAGTTGCAGTTCTTGAGGAGGGTGGCAAATGA
- a CDS encoding rhomboid family intramembrane serine protease, with the protein MFPIRDTITYHGAKIATFGLLIITSLAYFFQLSFGFEELPNIFETYGFIPQDFFLNPVGEFYTIITSIFVHGSFIHLIGNMWFIWVFGPAVEGRLGFSRFMLLYFLAGIAAALLQGFSLPNSDIPMVGASGAVSGVLGAYLVLFPRARVLTFIPPFIFFSFWLPAPIYLGYWAILQVVYAFFEVPGVAWWAHIGGFVLGLILILIIRPKRNYRADPFWECWRDYC; encoded by the coding sequence ATGTTTCCGATACGCGATACAATTACTTATCACGGAGCAAAAATTGCTACCTTCGGGCTTTTAATCATAACCAGCCTGGCCTATTTTTTTCAGCTTTCCTTTGGGTTTGAAGAGTTACCGAATATCTTTGAAACTTACGGATTTATTCCTCAGGATTTTTTTCTTAATCCTGTAGGGGAATTTTATACCATTATAACCAGCATATTTGTCCATGGCTCTTTTATACACTTGATCGGAAACATGTGGTTTATCTGGGTTTTTGGGCCTGCCGTGGAAGGACGGTTGGGATTCAGCCGTTTCATGTTGCTCTATTTTTTAGCTGGAATCGCCGCTGCACTTCTGCAGGGGTTTTCACTTCCCAACAGTGATATACCGATGGTAGGGGCATCCGGTGCGGTATCGGGAGTACTTGGGGCATATCTTGTTCTATTTCCCCGGGCCAGGGTTCTTACGTTCATCCCCCCTTTCATATTCTTTTCTTTTTGGCTACCTGCACCAATTTATTTAGGCTATTGGGCTATCCTTCAGGTTGTCTATGCTTTCTTTGAAGTGCCCGGTGTTGCCTGGTGGGCGCATATTGGCGGTTTTGTGCTCGGCCTGATATTAATCCTGATTATCCGTCCCAAGCGTAATTACCGTGCTGATCCATTTTGGGAATGCTGGCGTGATTACTGTTAA
- a CDS encoding ATP-dependent Clp protease proteolytic subunit, which yields MEVFSQVFWLFLIISMLTPYLQQQLLRSARTRKMIELERRRGSRVITLIHRQEALSLLGIPLTRYINIEDSEQVLTAIRLTDKNVPIDLILHTPGGLVLASEQIAEALLRHPGKVTVFVPHYAMSGGTLIAMAADELVMDENAVLGPLDPQLGQYPAASLVKVMETKPVKDIDDQTVILADVAAKALKQVKITVRNLLKKHMDEGQADKTAELLTQGTWTHDYPIDVAQIASMGLNVNTDVPPEIYSLMSMFPQPRTARPSVEYNPGPVYPAGPKEK from the coding sequence ATGGAAGTTTTTTCTCAGGTATTCTGGCTCTTTTTGATAATTTCAATGCTTACACCTTACCTGCAGCAGCAGCTGTTGCGGTCAGCAAGAACACGTAAAATGATCGAACTTGAACGGAGGCGGGGCAGTAGAGTGATAACGCTGATCCACCGCCAGGAGGCACTGAGCCTGCTGGGGATACCCCTGACCAGATATATTAATATTGAAGACTCGGAACAGGTCTTAACGGCAATCCGGCTTACGGACAAAAATGTACCAATTGATCTGATTCTACATACTCCCGGAGGGCTTGTTCTGGCTTCAGAGCAAATTGCTGAAGCTTTACTTCGTCACCCTGGTAAAGTTACCGTGTTTGTTCCCCATTATGCCATGTCAGGGGGTACTCTGATTGCCATGGCAGCAGATGAACTGGTCATGGATGAAAATGCCGTACTCGGACCTCTTGATCCCCAACTGGGGCAGTACCCGGCAGCATCACTGGTAAAGGTGATGGAGACCAAACCGGTTAAAGATATTGATGATCAAACGGTTATCCTCGCCGATGTTGCGGCAAAGGCTCTCAAGCAGGTTAAGATAACTGTTAGAAACCTGCTTAAGAAGCATATGGATGAAGGACAGGCCGATAAGACTGCAGAACTCCTAACCCAGGGAACATGGACTCATGATTACCCAATTGACGTAGCCCAAATTGCTTCCATGGGTCTTAATGTTAATACCGATGTGCCTCCGGAAATTTACAGCCTGATGAGCATGTTCCCCCAACCCCGTACCGCCAGACCAAGTGTTGAATACAACCCGGGGCCCGTTTACCCTGCCGGACCAAAAGAAAAATAA
- the fdhF gene encoding formate dehydrogenase subunit alpha — protein MTELITLTIDGVEIKAEPGTSILRAALENGIYIPHLCDHPDLTSVGICRVCLVEIEGRRPTVSCMTPVEEGMVVTSASEDLDQTRRVNLELLVLNHDYNCQSCAKNSQCQLQELTRYIGLDEERIKAMRKPVLDQPIDDSNPFYLRDMNKCVLCGICVRTCDEIQGDHCIDFAYRGIKTKIAVLGDKPIIDSTCVTCGECVARCPVGALVPRDEAEPTYEVETICPFCGCGCGIIVGARGGKIVSSRAVPDSPASNGSLCVKGRFGLGFINHPDRLKTPLIRKNGELVEASWEEALSLIAEKLGSYKGDQFAMIASAKCTIEDNYVMQKFTRAAMQTNNIDHCARLUHAPTVAGLATSLGSGAMTNSISEIGDSSCILAVGTSTTDAHPIIGYQVKKAVRNGAKLIVANPQEVALVRFADLHLPLKPGTDVALLMGMARVIIEEGLHDEDYIAERCENFEQFKESLEAFTPEFVSETTGLPFDKIVEAARMYANNSPASILYCMGITQHSHGTDNVLAVSNLALITGNLGQVSAGVNPLRGQNNVQGACDMGSLPNVFTGYQKVENDEARKKFEDAWGVSLSGKPGLTHTEIFDAAYEGKIKAIYLVGENPVLTEANAAHAQEAMEKLEFFVVQDIFLNETAEVADVVLPAASFAEKNGCFVNTERRVQRVRRVIDPVGEAKPDWWIVSAIANEMGYEGFAYHSAEEIFNEMASLTPSYAGLNYDRIDEFGIQWPCPTVDDPGTPILHTEKFATPSGKGKLVPLSYRESAELCCTDFPLILTTERSLYQFHSTMTRYSEGLDELSGGEHILINPDDALRMGIEDDDMVEVKSRRGAIKVRAKLSKRSQPGVASLSFHFAECPTNLLTSSALDPVAKTPETKVCAIRIDKA, from the coding sequence ATGACTGAGTTGATTACCCTGACTATAGATGGTGTTGAAATAAAAGCAGAACCGGGAACATCGATTTTAAGGGCAGCGCTGGAGAATGGGATATATATCCCTCATCTCTGTGATCACCCAGATTTAACCTCTGTAGGAATTTGCCGGGTTTGCCTGGTTGAGATAGAGGGCCGTCGGCCTACGGTTTCCTGTATGACTCCGGTCGAAGAGGGTATGGTGGTCACTTCAGCAAGTGAAGATCTCGATCAAACCCGTCGGGTTAACCTGGAGCTGCTCGTGCTGAACCACGATTATAATTGCCAGAGCTGTGCTAAAAACAGTCAATGCCAGCTGCAGGAACTGACCCGTTATATCGGTCTTGATGAAGAGCGTATAAAGGCAATGCGCAAGCCTGTGCTGGATCAACCTATTGATGATTCAAATCCTTTCTATTTAAGGGATATGAATAAGTGCGTGCTTTGCGGTATCTGTGTCAGGACCTGTGATGAAATACAGGGCGATCACTGTATCGATTTTGCCTACCGCGGAATCAAGACAAAAATCGCTGTACTGGGTGACAAGCCGATAATTGATTCCACCTGTGTTACCTGTGGAGAGTGTGTAGCCCGCTGTCCGGTTGGAGCTCTAGTACCAAGAGATGAAGCGGAACCGACTTATGAAGTCGAAACTATCTGTCCATTCTGCGGATGCGGATGTGGGATCATTGTAGGTGCCCGTGGTGGTAAAATAGTCAGTTCCCGTGCGGTTCCGGATAGCCCTGCCAGTAACGGCAGTCTCTGTGTGAAGGGTCGATTTGGTCTCGGTTTTATCAATCATCCTGATCGTTTGAAGACACCGCTAATTCGCAAAAATGGTGAACTGGTCGAAGCAAGCTGGGAAGAAGCTCTCTCGCTAATTGCCGAAAAACTGGGTAGCTATAAAGGCGATCAGTTTGCTATGATTGCATCGGCCAAATGTACCATCGAAGATAATTATGTAATGCAAAAATTTACCCGAGCAGCGATGCAAACCAATAATATTGATCACTGCGCACGTCTCTGACACGCCCCGACAGTGGCCGGTCTGGCCACTTCACTGGGCAGCGGAGCGATGACCAACTCAATCAGTGAAATCGGTGATTCATCCTGTATCCTTGCCGTTGGGACCAGTACAACCGATGCTCATCCGATCATCGGGTACCAGGTTAAAAAGGCAGTTCGCAATGGGGCAAAATTAATTGTAGCCAATCCCCAGGAAGTTGCCCTGGTTCGTTTCGCCGATCTGCACCTGCCTCTTAAACCCGGCACTGATGTGGCTCTTCTGATGGGCATGGCCAGGGTTATAATCGAAGAAGGCCTGCATGATGAAGATTATATTGCCGAACGATGTGAAAATTTTGAGCAATTCAAGGAATCACTTGAAGCATTTACCCCTGAGTTTGTTAGTGAAACCACCGGGTTACCCTTCGATAAGATTGTTGAAGCGGCGCGGATGTATGCTAACAACAGTCCGGCTTCAATTCTCTACTGCATGGGTATTACCCAGCATTCTCATGGGACAGATAACGTTCTGGCGGTCAGCAACCTCGCACTGATAACCGGCAACCTGGGTCAGGTTTCTGCAGGAGTTAATCCTCTTCGTGGTCAGAATAATGTCCAGGGAGCCTGTGATATGGGTTCACTGCCAAATGTTTTTACCGGATATCAGAAAGTTGAAAACGACGAAGCACGTAAGAAATTCGAAGATGCCTGGGGCGTTTCTTTAAGCGGTAAACCCGGGTTAACGCATACTGAAATTTTTGATGCAGCTTATGAAGGTAAGATAAAAGCGATTTACCTGGTCGGTGAAAATCCGGTTCTAACCGAAGCCAATGCGGCGCATGCCCAGGAAGCAATGGAGAAACTGGAATTCTTTGTTGTCCAGGACATCTTCCTCAACGAAACAGCAGAAGTGGCAGATGTTGTTTTGCCTGCTGCATCTTTTGCAGAAAAAAACGGCTGTTTTGTCAATACGGAACGACGGGTACAGCGTGTCCGCAGGGTGATAGATCCCGTCGGTGAAGCGAAGCCCGATTGGTGGATTGTAAGCGCTATAGCAAATGAAATGGGTTATGAGGGTTTTGCCTATCACAGCGCTGAAGAAATCTTCAATGAAATGGCCTCTCTGACACCCAGTTATGCCGGTTTAAATTACGATCGGATCGATGAATTCGGAATTCAGTGGCCCTGTCCTACGGTCGATGATCCGGGAACGCCTATACTGCACACTGAAAAGTTTGCCACTCCTTCTGGTAAAGGCAAACTGGTTCCACTGTCGTACAGGGAATCCGCCGAATTATGCTGCACTGATTTCCCTCTAATTCTTACCACCGAGCGCAGCCTTTACCAGTTCCACAGCACCATGACCCGCTACTCAGAAGGGCTGGATGAACTGAGCGGCGGTGAGCATATCCTGATCAATCCCGATGATGCATTGAGAATGGGTATTGAAGATGATGATATGGTCGAAGTTAAATCGCGACGCGGAGCAATAAAAGTCCGGGCTAAACTCTCCAAAAGGAGTCAACCTGGTGTTGCTTCTCTCAGTTTCCATTTTGCTGAATGCCCGACTAACCTGCTGACCAGTTCAGCACTCGATCCGGTAGCAAAAACTCCCGAAACAAAAGTTTGCGCTATCCGTATAGATAAAGCCTAA